A region of the Salvelinus alpinus chromosome 24, SLU_Salpinus.1, whole genome shotgun sequence genome:
cctcagtaaaaaggcacatgacagcccacttggagtttgcgaaaaggcacctaaaggactcagaccatgagaacccaaaaatgtatctggtctgatgaaaccaagattgaactctttggcctgaatgccaagcgtcacgtctggaggaaaccaagACCCATCCCGATGTTttttagtggcagggactggaagactagtcaggatcaagggaaagatgaatggagcaaagtacattgagatccttgatgatctcagactggggtgaaggctcaccttccaacaggacaacgacactaagcacatagccaagacaatgcagaagtggcttcgagacaagtctctgaatgtccttgagtggcccagccagagtttggacttgaacccaatcgaagatctctggagagacatgaaaatagctgtgcagcgatgctccccatccaacctgacagagcttgagaggatctgcagagaagaatggtagaaactccccaaatacagatgtgccaagctttcagcgtcatacccaagaagactcaaggctgtaatcgctgccaaagatgcttcaacaaagtactgagtatagagtctggatacttatgtaaatgtgatatttcagtttttatatgCATTTACCCAAATAATCTAAAAAACAATttttattttgtcattatggcgtattctgcgtagattgatgagaaaaaaaaatgattgaacccattttagaataaggctgtaacgtaaacaaaacgtggaaaaaattaaggtgtctgaatactttccgtaacTACGACTCTAATGATCAAACTAAAACTGAGAATGATTAAACAAATGATGTGAATGATGATGGTGGGTGTGATACTAAGGGCGGTGACTACGAGTTAACTCACCTTGATCCTGCCGCTGATAACCTGCTGGGTCATACAGAGAGGCTGGGCTGCCAGACGGCAACACACACTGCCATAGAGAGGCAGCCAGAATGCACTGTCCTCTGGAACAATATTGGTTGATGAGTTTGTTGCTTGCTATTCAAGGACAGTAAACAGCCAAAGTAGAGTCGCCACTCACCTGTGGCTGATATGGACAGGTCGTGTGTTCTGAAGCTGTCCTGAACATGTGCTATTGTCAGTGTGGTGTGGGCCAGAAGGTGATACTTTGGCCCCCTGCAAACAGAAACCACACACAATCAACAGTTAGTCGGAATGTACTGCATGTAAGTATGCATATTTGACGACTTGTGTGGCCAGTTTGAGTTGACATTATGTGCATCACCGTTGCATGTGattccagttgtgtgtgtgtcatgcgtGTGCAAGCTGTTACATCAACACTCACTCTGTACAGAGAGCAGGCAGCAGAGGTGGTGGagaccctcctcctccatcacctccctcTACGTTGGATATGGTACCACAGGCTGCAGACTCTAGAGCTGCCCTGATCCTCCTCCCAGAGGTGCAGCCCAGGGAGCTGCTGAGGCGGTTATGTCTCCTGGGTCCTAGTGCCCCTGGGCCCGGAGAGAAGTCCTCCACCACACAGGTACTGTACAGCTCCACACGGAGCTCAAAGCACGGGCTCGCCTCCTTACTGGATCATATACAGGAaccaacacacgcacacagatgaATATAGCAACAGAAATTAACAAAGAAACATGGGCATAATGAAATACAGAATGACACAAACATAATTCAAGAGGACAGAAGTTCTCTATACGTTTCTAAGCAAATATTAAAACCACAGACAAAATGCTACATCACCTGCACTAATAGTGTCATATAAGTTAAGGAGACAAAATGAGAGCAACTCGAGCAGCCACTTGCAATATGATGGTGTCCTCGAAGCAGATGTCAGTCAAAGTCCTGTCCGCCATCACCAGGTCTGTGTCATAGATCTCTCTGCCACACTGGAGCAGACAGAACACAGCACAGCGATGCAGCtctgaaagatagagagagagagaagtgcaaGATAGATAGAGAAAGAATGGAATAGAGTgggagatggagaggatggagtTTTAGAGAAAAGAAGATGGGCAGAAAGAGAACAGGACAGACACGTCAGAAAAATAGTGAGAACGTAGTAGGTTAAGTAAGAGTCCAATAACTACACATTTACAGGATTAACATGTGTGACCTTTAAATCTGACCTGATTTCAGATGTAGCTCAGAGGAGCCAAGATAATACAAGTGTTCTTAGAAACAAACAGGAGGCAGTTAATTGAATGTGCTTACCCCACATGCACGAGTCATAATCTGCATGGATTAGCCACGTAACTGGTTTAGACAAGATTATAGATTGAGACCTTAGATTTACTCCATCAATGGAATGTATGTACTCAGGCCACTCTGGTAGTGGTGGGAGAGATATGGCTCAAATTAAACTCTGATGAACTGATGACGTACCGGCCGGATACACTTAAATACAAATAGCCAATAGACTCCACTCTCTCAATATGCACCACTTGCATTCTAATCTAACCAAAGGGTTTCCAGTAGCTGTTCCATTCAATTCAAACATTATTGTTAGGAGCTAGATGTTATCAAGTGCAATTACtgtctaatgttgttattggatgcGAGATGTTCAGGGCCGATGTTCAGGGCCGATGTTCAAGAGCGCCGATTTAATACCAAAAAATTCTGTGTTTCCAGGCATTGCCACATGATGCGTTGTCATGACAGGGTTACTTTTTGGAGGCAGGCCACTCGATTTCATCTttgcgttatattggcatcgaacatgtcaccctccctaggagagggggtgaccttgataatttattgttaagaCGAGAGGCTGCTTGGAtatttaatttaaagacccttgctcccttcggtcttaaCGTGGACTTTGATCttaagccattcttgtgattgttgtgtttgttgtgactttgccattgtggttgtttgtaggcttgtgtggtctttagtgagtctatgatcgtatgctatccatttgtatttattgtatgttgctctttctatgccattttaatatgagaaattaaccaatgatattaggccactcttggccatgattacagacacctgtgtgtcttgacactatatataaacgagtcatcccgcagtgtctgtgattgtaccctgatgaagacagcttgcctgtcgaaacgttggtaaattaaatatttttgcatctgagctcctagagtgtgcggctcttttttatttttattttcaagttttctactccgctagccagcacctcgcctaaataggtgtgcgtttctttttcttctagaggGTTAGTGACAGCACCATTTAATGTTATATGGGACTCACCTCCTTTGCTCTTGAAGTACTCTGAGTCTTTCCACATGAGTGGGATACGCAGGTCTGGAGTGGAAAAGGAAGAGCAGAATGGATGGATTgagggacagcgagagagagaatgagacattTCTGTAAAATATAGTACTCCTACCTGTATCTGTtggtcaaatcaaaatcaaatcaaatgttattgtcacatacacatggttagcagatgttattgcgagagtagcgaaatgcttatacaTCTACTGTAGATCCGACAATGCAGCAGTATCTAagaggtaatatctaacaattccacaacaaaccctaatacacaccatctagtaaaggaatgggatgagaatatataagtataaaatatatggatgagcagtgagggagagatgcaatagatagtaaagaatagacagtgaaggatacagtatacagtatatacatatgagatgagtaatgtgagatatgtaaacattcttaaagaggcatcattaaagtgactagtgttccatttattaaagtggtcaATGATATCAAGTCAGTAGGTtggcagccgcctctctgtgcttgtggtggctgtttaacaatctgatgagaaactgtttttcaatctctATGTCCCAGCTTTgaagcacctgtactgacctcgccttctggatggaattggggtgaacaggcagtggctcggatggttgttgtccttgattatcttttttgccttcctgtgacatcgggtgttgtaggtgtcctggagggcaggtagtttgcccccggtgatatgttatgcagaccgcaccaccctctggagagccctgcagttgtgggcggtgcagttgccgtaccaggtggtgatacagcccgacaggatgctctcaattgtgcacctgtaaaaggtagtgagggttttcggtgacaagccacattttttcagccttctgaggttgaagaggcgctgttgcaccttcaccacactgtccgtgcgagtggaccatttcagtttgtcggtgatatgtacagcgaggaactttccaccttctccactgctgtcccatcgatgtggatagggggggtgctccctttgctgtttcctgaagtccacgatcatctcttttgttttgctgacattgagtgagaggttattttcctggcacacaCCGAGGGCCCTCACTTCttccttgtaggctgtctcgcCATTGTTGGTAATcgagcctaccactgtagtgtcgtcagcaaacttgatgattgagttggaggcgtgcatggccacccagtcgtgggtaaacagggagtgcaggagagggctgagaacgtacccttgtggagccccagtgttgtggatgttgtttccta
Encoded here:
- the LOC139552209 gene encoding rhotekin-like isoform X4 → MFCRNQVSRTTIARGSALDLEIRRLGHFNTLTDLAQDGEVQRQIDREVRMREGASKLLAACSQRDQALEASKSLLTCNTRILALLSQLQRMREAQVLQRVGNRSCIGGSLDERLPCMGNVAISDLRIPLMWKDSEYFKSKGELHRCAVFCLLQCGREIYDTDLVMADRTLTDICFEDTIIFKEASPCFELRVELYSTCVVEDFSPGPGALGPRRHNRLSSSLGCTSGRRIRAALESAACGTISNVEGGDGGGGSPPPLLPALCTEGPKYHLLAHTTLTIAHVQDSFRTHDLSISATEDSAFWLPLYGSVCCRLAAQPLCMTQQVISGRIKGQVLPVTTVKSAWLPKRSRYSPSPSTRRPASMCPREGLSTIPRVYPSAHTPEVTKLSHTLWSHTHPRTHSAGWRPSGSTSMT